One window of Carassius auratus strain Wakin chromosome 17, ASM336829v1, whole genome shotgun sequence genomic DNA carries:
- the naa30 gene encoding N-alpha-acetyltransferase 30, which yields MAEVPPGPNALPSSPSEISALPVDGCTDDGRDIISPGPGHQHASDYKAIVKSNQNNVHPNASAAQFHTAQLNGVQCHHTHLQNHVQQHRPSDNQNAASDLFGGETPSDHTDNNNFTRNKRCSDISQSQSPPNNGINCNDSMAITESSSCRLDNDVSSRTGSAATAALMDGAESGPSPQRARVEQAAADSAPAAGMSRLTLEEHDDSIRYVRYESELQMPDIIRLITKDLSEPYSIYTYRYFIHNWPQLCFLAMVEKDCVGAIVCKLDMHKKMFRRGYIAMLAVDSKFRRKGIGTNLVKKAIYAMVEGDCDEVVLETEITNKSALKLYENLGFVRDKRLFRYYLNGVDALRLKLWLR from the exons ATGGCTGAAGTGCCGCCTGGGCCTAATGCACTGCCTTCATCCCCGAGCGAGATCTCAGCACTGCCCGTGGACGGGTGCACCGATGACGGACGGGACATCATCAGCCCCGGCCCGGGACACCAGCACGCCAGCGACTATAAGGCGATAGTCAAATCCAACCAGAACAACGTGCATCCTAATGCATCAGCTGCCCAGTTCCACACAGCCCAGCTGAACGGGGTCCAGTGCCACCACACTCACCTCCAGAACCACGTCCAACAACACCGGCCGTCCGACAATCAAAACGCCGCTTCCGATCTCTTCGGCGGCGAGACACCGAGTGATCACACGGACAACAACAATTTCACGAGAAATAAACGATGCAGTGATATATCGCAGAGCCAGTCGCCACCGAACAACGGGATAAACTGCAATGATAGCATGGCGATAACGGAGAGCAGCTCGTGTCGACTGGACAACGATGTAAGTAGCAGGACTGGTTCGGCGGCTACGGCAGCGCTGATGGACGGGGCTGAGTCAGGCCCAAGCCCGCAGCGCGCTCGAGTAGAGCAGGCGGCCGCTGACAGCGCTCCGGCGGCGGGGATGTCCAGGCTAACGTTGGAGGAGCACGACGACTCCATCCGATACGTGAGATACGAGTCTGAGCTCCAGATGCCTGATATCATCCGACTTATAACTAAAGACTTATCTGAGCCCTACTCCATATACACCTATAGGTACTTTATTCACAACTGGCCTCAGCTCTGCTTTCTG GCGATGGTGGAGAAGGACTGTGTCGGTGCCATTGTGTGTAAGCTAGACATGCATAAGAAGATGTTCCGTCGCGGATACATCGCCATGCTCGCTGTGGACTCCAAATTTCGCAGGAAAGGCATCG GCACCAACCTTGTGAAAAAGGCCATTTATGCTATGGTGGAAGGGGACTGTGATGAG GTGGTGCTAGAGACGGAAATCACCAACAAATCAGCCCTGAAACTCTATGAGAACCTGGGCTTTGTCAGGGACAAGCGGCTGTTTAGATATTATTTAAACGGAGTGGACGCACTTCGGCTCAAACTCTGGCTTCGCTAA